A window of Blastomonas sp. SL216 contains these coding sequences:
- a CDS encoding methyl-accepting chemotaxis protein, which yields MIHHFYAHLPIRKKFDWILAVLTVLTSIPLMISLAALSVGKGGSVAEIAVQLAVVGSVMGVILLAKKLICDPYVTTVVRMEGLAAGELERQIEFTTHQDCVGRMARSMLVFKDNAAERARADRILQTVVTEVTTGLQHMKNGNLTYTISAEFDVEHDQLRQNFNDTMGQLSSVLNQTASAAANVLTGASEIRSASDDLAQRTEQQAASLEQSAAAMREVTSMVQQTAQNAAEVGKQVSEAHQAATEGGQVVHRAVAAMGAIQKSSGEINSIIDVIDGIAFQTNLLALNAGVEAARAGDAGKGFAVVANEVRALAQRSADAAKNIKELINASTAGVSDGVALVDETGSVLVQISDRVAAINSRVAEISSSTQTQALRLQQVNTAVGEMDKMTQQNAAMVEESNAAARSLAEEATDLSKVVQRFHTGQQHSADAAPRKARRSAPARVPMVSGNLALKESEEDWSEF from the coding sequence ATGATTCATCATTTCTATGCCCACCTTCCGATCCGCAAAAAGTTCGACTGGATCCTGGCCGTATTGACGGTGCTGACGTCGATCCCGTTGATGATCAGCCTTGCTGCCCTGTCCGTGGGCAAGGGCGGATCGGTTGCAGAGATTGCGGTCCAACTGGCGGTCGTCGGCAGCGTTATGGGCGTTATCCTGCTCGCCAAGAAGCTGATCTGTGATCCTTATGTAACGACGGTCGTCCGCATGGAGGGGCTGGCTGCAGGCGAACTGGAGCGGCAGATCGAGTTCACGACCCATCAGGACTGTGTCGGTCGCATGGCGCGGTCGATGCTCGTGTTCAAGGACAACGCGGCCGAGCGCGCGCGTGCCGATCGCATCCTGCAGACGGTGGTGACCGAAGTGACCACCGGCCTGCAGCACATGAAAAACGGCAACCTCACCTACACGATCAGCGCCGAATTCGATGTCGAGCATGACCAGTTGCGTCAGAATTTCAACGACACCATGGGTCAGCTCAGCAGCGTCCTGAACCAGACCGCGAGTGCGGCTGCCAATGTGCTGACCGGCGCATCGGAAATCCGTTCCGCATCCGACGATCTGGCGCAGCGCACCGAGCAGCAGGCTGCCAGTCTCGAGCAGAGCGCCGCTGCGATGCGCGAGGTCACCTCCATGGTGCAGCAGACCGCGCAGAATGCGGCGGAAGTCGGCAAGCAGGTGAGCGAAGCCCATCAGGCCGCGACCGAAGGCGGGCAGGTCGTCCACCGCGCCGTCGCTGCCATGGGCGCGATCCAGAAGTCGTCGGGCGAAATCAACAGCATCATCGATGTAATCGACGGCATCGCTTTCCAGACCAACCTGCTGGCGCTCAACGCAGGGGTGGAAGCTGCGCGCGCCGGCGATGCGGGCAAGGGTTTTGCCGTGGTTGCCAACGAGGTCCGCGCACTTGCCCAGCGTTCGGCCGATGCGGCCAAGAACATCAAGGAATTGATCAACGCATCGACCGCAGGCGTGTCCGATGGCGTGGCGCTGGTCGATGAAACCGGATCGGTGCTTGTGCAGATCAGCGACCGCGTCGCCGCGATCAACAGCCGTGTCGCCGAAATCTCATCGTCCACGCAGACCCAGGCGCTTCGCCTCCAGCAGGTCAACACGGCGGTGGGCGAGATGGACAAGATGACGCAGCAGAACGCAGCCATGGTTGAGGAATCGAACGCGGCAGCACGCAGCCTGGCCGAGGAGGCAACCGACCTTTCCAAGGTGGTCCAGCGTTTCCACACGGGCCAGCAGCATTCTGCAGATGCCGCGCCGCGCAAGGCGCGCCGTTCAGCGCCCGCGCGGGTGCCGATGGTGTCCGGCAATCTGGCGTTGAAGGAGTCCGAGGAAGACTGGTCCGAATTCTGA
- the gspL gene encoding type II secretion system protein GspL: MADTGLIVTCPSGPDAALHWWRADGGHIAARGQDFTPPSLPAHSGDAPVVALVPAADTVIRLLDMGDMSGPQAEAAARYRAADLSIGGDVFVAVRALGKAAAEGGMLVLCATIARATLADHLAELALRGLDPDIIMPVGLLLPVSDQPVSATFGDLGVDRMGDLVLPPDEALAGLLLGESDPVVLDADARDAAMLAALANPPLNLRQGEFARRTPLLALAPGQGHMLAWLLGALVLVSLAVPLVEIGKHYLGADLAQRRALASAQRLVPEATDVAQAEAQLDTRLAARGTGNSVASVPLSGLLSAMQPVPGVVIRQADYRPGGMIGAMIAAPRVEDLNAVLIALQNNGYKVTAANRGDATGQAVADITVLAP; this comes from the coding sequence ATGGCTGATACCGGCCTGATCGTCACCTGTCCGTCGGGACCCGATGCCGCGCTGCACTGGTGGCGTGCGGACGGCGGGCATATCGCCGCGCGCGGCCAGGATTTCACGCCGCCGTCGCTTCCAGCGCATAGCGGCGATGCGCCGGTCGTCGCGCTGGTTCCTGCCGCCGACACCGTGATCCGCCTGCTCGACATGGGCGATATGAGCGGCCCGCAGGCCGAGGCCGCCGCCCGCTACCGCGCCGCCGATCTCAGCATCGGCGGCGATGTCTTCGTCGCGGTGCGCGCGCTCGGCAAGGCGGCAGCGGAAGGCGGCATGCTGGTGCTGTGCGCCACCATCGCACGCGCCACGCTCGCCGATCACCTCGCCGAACTCGCACTGCGCGGGCTGGACCCGGATATCATCATGCCTGTCGGCCTGTTGCTGCCCGTGTCCGACCAGCCGGTCAGTGCGACCTTTGGCGATCTGGGCGTGGACCGGATGGGCGATCTGGTGCTGCCGCCCGACGAGGCGCTGGCCGGCTTGCTGCTGGGCGAATCCGATCCTGTCGTGCTCGATGCTGACGCGCGTGATGCGGCGATGCTGGCCGCATTGGCCAACCCGCCGCTCAACCTGCGCCAGGGGGAATTTGCCCGCCGCACGCCGCTGCTCGCGCTCGCGCCTGGCCAGGGGCACATGCTCGCCTGGCTGCTGGGGGCGTTGGTGCTGGTCAGCCTGGCGGTGCCATTGGTGGAAATCGGCAAGCATTATCTGGGTGCAGACCTCGCGCAGCGGCGCGCGCTTGCCAGCGCGCAACGCCTGGTCCCCGAAGCGACCGACGTCGCGCAGGCCGAAGCGCAGCTCGATACCAGGCTCGCTGCGCGCGGCACAGGCAACAGCGTGGCCAGTGTGCCCTTGTCCGGCCTGCTCTCGGCGATGCAGCCGGTGCCCGGCGTGGTCATCCGCCAGGCCGATTACCGCCCCGGCGGCATGATCGGCGCGATGATCGCAGCGCCGCGCGTCGAGGACCTGAACGCGGTGCTGATCGCGCTGCAGAATAACGGCTACAAGGTCACTGCCGCCAATCGCGGCGATGCGACCGGCCAAGCGGTCGCCGATATCACGGTGCTGGCGCCATGA
- the gspM gene encoding type II secretion system protein GspM: protein MTEAAKNWFIALSRREQILVGVAALLAAGVIGFFGIYTPLYSLATDAKRSFYEATMQAGRIDAKAQALSMPADKRPAEAIAALSLLLASEAGERGFTLDANTPQGNDRAEIAIGSARSTAFLAWLADLERRGVVPETLVVRRMDNGTVSVSARLMKIGG, encoded by the coding sequence ATGACCGAAGCTGCCAAGAACTGGTTCATCGCGCTGTCGCGCCGCGAACAGATCCTCGTCGGCGTCGCTGCGTTGCTGGCAGCGGGCGTCATCGGCTTTTTCGGCATCTATACCCCGCTCTACAGCCTCGCCACCGACGCCAAGCGCAGCTTCTATGAGGCGACGATGCAGGCCGGGCGGATCGACGCCAAGGCACAGGCGCTGTCGATGCCGGCAGACAAGCGCCCGGCCGAAGCGATTGCCGCGCTCAGCCTGCTGCTCGCCAGTGAGGCAGGCGAGCGCGGGTTCACGCTCGATGCCAATACGCCGCAAGGCAATGACCGCGCAGAGATTGCCATCGGTTCCGCTCGTTCGACCGCGTTCCTGGCCTGGCTGGCCGATCTGGAACGGCGCGGCGTGGTGCCCGAAACGCTGGTCGTGCGGCGGATGGACAATGGCACCGTTTCGGTTTCCGCGCGGCTGATGAAGATCGGCGGATGA
- a CDS encoding ferredoxin--NADP reductase produces the protein MAFTPAKVLTTHHWNEGLFSFTVERPSSFRFVSGQFVMLGLTVDGKPLLRAYSVASPMWDESLEFLSIIVPDGPLTSRLYKIQPGDEILLGGKPTGTLTLDALLPGKRLHLIGTGTGLAPWMSIIRDPEAYERFEQITVQHTVRQIQDLAYREMLESKLKDDPLVAEEAAKQLVYDCSVTKCPTWVDENRRITTRIESGDYPLDPETDRVMLCGSMAMIKETGALLESLGFVEGAQSKPGTYVLERAFVG, from the coding sequence ATGGCTTTCACCCCCGCCAAGGTTTTGACCACGCACCATTGGAACGAAGGGCTTTTCTCCTTCACCGTCGAGCGCCCGAGCTCGTTCCGCTTCGTCAGCGGCCAGTTCGTGATGCTGGGTCTTACGGTCGATGGCAAGCCGCTGCTGCGCGCCTATTCGGTGGCCTCGCCGATGTGGGACGAATCGCTCGAATTCCTGAGCATCATCGTGCCCGATGGCCCGCTGACCAGCCGCCTCTACAAGATCCAGCCGGGTGACGAGATCCTGCTCGGCGGCAAGCCCACCGGCACGCTGACGCTCGATGCGCTGCTGCCGGGCAAGCGGCTGCACCTGATCGGCACCGGAACGGGCCTTGCGCCGTGGATGTCGATCATCCGCGATCCGGAAGCCTATGAGCGGTTCGAACAGATCACCGTCCAGCACACCGTGCGCCAGATCCAGGACCTGGCCTATCGCGAGATGCTCGAAAGCAAGCTCAAGGACGACCCGCTCGTCGCCGAGGAAGCCGCCAAGCAGCTCGTCTATGATTGCTCGGTGACCAAGTGCCCGACCTGGGTGGACGAGAACCGCCGCATCACCACGCGCATCGAATCGGGCGATTATCCGCTCGATCCGGAAACCGATCGCGTCATGCTGTGCGGCAGCATGGCGATGATCAAGGAAACCGGTGCGCTGCTCGAATCGCTCGGCTTTGTCGAAGGCGCGCAGTCCAAGCCGGGCACCTATGTGCTCGAGCGCGCGTTCGTTGGCTGA
- a CDS encoding queuosine precursor transporter, which yields MRANRDMAGVMHSSSAEPATTSHSLETGGGFDPATHRFRYYDFVMAAFVTVLLLSNIIGASKLSEVTIFGSTYLFGAGILFFPLGYVIGDVLTEIYGYARARRVIWAGFGALLFLAFMSWAVVAMPASPGWWCGAADMVVMKNAGGGTTDTGPICQATYESVFGSTWRIVVASTLGFWAGEFVNSVVLARMKVWTAGKMLWSRTIGSTVFGQAVDSLVFYPVAFLGIWSTEQVVTVMITNWLLKVSWEVVLTPVTYAVVGWLKRREGVEVFDTATDFTPFSTKV from the coding sequence GTGCGTGCAAACCGCGATATGGCAGGCGTGATGCACAGCTCCTCTGCCGAACCCGCCACAACCAGCCACAGCCTAGAGACGGGCGGCGGCTTCGACCCCGCCACGCACCGCTTCCGCTATTATGATTTCGTGATGGCCGCGTTCGTCACGGTGCTGCTGCTGTCGAACATCATTGGCGCATCGAAGCTTAGCGAGGTCACGATATTCGGATCGACCTATCTGTTCGGCGCAGGAATCCTGTTCTTCCCGCTGGGCTATGTGATCGGCGATGTGCTCACCGAAATCTATGGATATGCGCGGGCCAGGCGGGTGATCTGGGCGGGCTTTGGCGCGCTGCTGTTTCTGGCATTCATGAGCTGGGCCGTCGTCGCGATGCCAGCGTCGCCGGGCTGGTGGTGCGGCGCTGCCGATATGGTGGTGATGAAGAATGCGGGCGGTGGCACGACCGACACCGGGCCGATTTGCCAGGCCACCTATGAATCGGTCTTCGGAAGCACCTGGCGGATCGTGGTGGCATCCACGCTCGGCTTTTGGGCAGGCGAGTTCGTGAACTCGGTGGTGCTGGCGCGCATGAAAGTATGGACCGCAGGCAAGATGCTGTGGAGCCGCACGATCGGCTCGACCGTCTTTGGCCAGGCGGTAGACAGCCTGGTCTTCTATCCGGTCGCCTTTCTCGGCATCTGGAGCACAGAGCAGGTCGTCACCGTGATGATCACCAACTGGCTGCTCAAGGTGAGCTGGGAAGTTGTGCTGACGCCGGTGACCTATGCCGTGGTCGGCTGGCTGAAGCGGCGCGAGGGGGTGGAGGTATTCGATACCGCCACCGATTTCACGCCGTTCAGCACGAAGGTCTGA
- a CDS encoding SDR family oxidoreductase, producing the protein MDLGLKGKKVIMNGGGHGLGLASLRHFAAEGADVAFLSRDPAKVEAAVKAIDAAGPGKVHGTAIDITGDAEGYKGWLNGCLDALGGCDIFVHTASASGQGATGDWQRCLDMDIMNAVHGVEVLTPALTESGTGSIVFMSSTAALETFVAPQAFNALKAALITYGSQLSQALAGQGIRVNCISPGAIEYPGGNWEMIKGVVPALYEGTLAKMPMGRFGEPEEVAKAIVFVASPACPYMTGANVVIDGGFTQRVQF; encoded by the coding sequence ATGGATCTGGGCCTCAAGGGCAAGAAGGTGATCATGAATGGCGGCGGGCACGGCCTGGGCCTCGCATCGCTGCGGCATTTTGCCGCCGAGGGGGCAGATGTCGCCTTCCTGTCGCGCGACCCGGCCAAGGTGGAGGCTGCGGTCAAGGCCATCGATGCCGCCGGGCCCGGCAAGGTGCACGGCACCGCGATCGACATTACCGGCGATGCAGAAGGTTATAAGGGCTGGCTCAACGGCTGTCTCGACGCGCTGGGCGGCTGCGATATCTTCGTCCATACCGCCAGCGCCTCGGGCCAGGGTGCAACCGGCGACTGGCAGCGCTGCCTGGACATGGACATCATGAACGCGGTGCACGGGGTCGAAGTGCTGACCCCGGCGCTGACCGAATCGGGCACGGGATCGATCGTGTTCATGTCGTCGACCGCCGCGCTCGAAACCTTTGTCGCGCCCCAAGCCTTCAATGCGCTGAAAGCTGCGCTGATCACTTATGGATCGCAGCTTTCCCAGGCGCTCGCGGGCCAGGGCATCCGCGTCAACTGCATCTCGCCCGGCGCGATCGAATATCCCGGGGGCAACTGGGAGATGATCAAGGGCGTCGTCCCCGCGCTGTACGAAGGCACTCTGGCGAAAATGCCTATGGGCCGGTTCGGCGAGCCCGAAGAGGTTGCGAAAGCCATCGTCTTCGTCGCCAGCCCCGCCTGCCCGTACATGACCGGGGCGAATGTCGTCATCGATGGCGGCTTTACCCAGCGCGTCCAGTTCTGA
- the gspN gene encoding type II secretion system protein N — protein MSRSARRTVLIALALVAALLVFLPLRIVFDMAGLGARGVSARAVEGSIWSGTVRDLRIGKLSLGDLDAGLSPLGLLGGELVLDMTRAADATGQPPLAFKLARNGDSIAMRNGLGEIATADLFAPLPLRSISLDGVDIAFAGRNCAAASGAVRVNIEQSLFGLTLQRGLSGNLRCDGNALLVPLKGQSGLEQMDIRISGNGRYAADFRLGGLAASAAPALSALGFRQQGDAMAIRINGRF, from the coding sequence ATGAGCCGGAGCGCCAGGCGGACGGTGCTGATCGCGCTGGCGCTGGTTGCAGCGCTGCTGGTGTTTCTGCCGCTGCGTATCGTCTTCGACATGGCGGGCCTGGGTGCGCGCGGGGTCAGCGCCCGTGCGGTGGAAGGCAGCATCTGGTCGGGAACGGTGCGCGATTTGCGGATCGGCAAGCTCAGCCTGGGTGACCTCGATGCGGGCCTGTCGCCGCTCGGTCTGCTGGGCGGCGAACTGGTGCTGGACATGACCCGCGCCGCCGATGCAACGGGTCAGCCGCCGCTGGCCTTCAAGCTGGCCAGGAACGGCGACAGCATCGCGATGCGCAATGGCCTGGGTGAGATTGCGACCGCCGATCTGTTCGCGCCGCTGCCGCTGCGCAGCATCAGTCTGGACGGGGTCGACATTGCCTTTGCCGGGCGCAATTGCGCCGCCGCATCGGGCGCGGTGCGCGTGAATATCGAACAGAGCCTGTTCGGCCTGACGCTGCAACGCGGCCTCAGCGGCAATCTGCGCTGCGATGGCAACGCGTTGCTGGTGCCGCTGAAGGGCCAGTCAGGGCTCGAGCAGATGGACATAAGGATCAGCGGCAATGGCCGCTATGCCGCCGATTTCCGCCTGGGCGGACTGGCGGCGAGCGCTGCGCCTGCGCTTTCCGCGCTTGGCTTCCGCCAGCAGGGCGATGCGATGGCGATCCGGATCAACGGTCGGTTCTGA
- a CDS encoding thiamine pyrophosphate-dependent dehydrogenase E1 component subunit alpha: protein MSIDREKLLDIYTRTMKVARFDEKMRSLLMSGKLATIYYTMRGQELVTSAMMAALNQDDYLVTTYRGQHDQIAKGVPLDLLIAEIAGRATGTCKGKGGSMHITHPATGVMVTTGVVGSGLPIANGLALSSQNRKDGKVTVTCFGDGATNIGAFHEAMNMAQLYRLPVIFLCQNNRYGEHTSFADHTKVDSIVTRAAAYGMKGVKVDGNDALAMYQVAQEAVDRARAGEGPTLIEAMCYRMMGHFFGADFSYMPPEHIEEMKAEDPLPKLNALMLEHQFTQGELDAIVARLEAEIEAAVEFAFNSPFPDADEIRKDVFEEEIAA from the coding sequence ATGAGCATCGACCGGGAAAAACTGCTCGATATCTACACGCGCACGATGAAGGTCGCGCGCTTCGACGAGAAGATGCGCTCGCTGCTGATGAGCGGCAAGCTCGCCACCATCTATTACACGATGCGCGGCCAGGAGCTGGTGACATCGGCGATGATGGCGGCCTTGAACCAGGACGATTATCTCGTCACCACCTATCGCGGCCAGCATGACCAGATCGCCAAGGGCGTGCCGCTCGACCTGCTGATCGCCGAGATTGCCGGCCGCGCCACCGGCACCTGCAAGGGAAAGGGCGGATCGATGCACATCACCCATCCGGCGACCGGCGTGATGGTCACGACGGGCGTGGTGGGCTCCGGCCTGCCAATCGCCAACGGCCTCGCGCTCTCCAGCCAGAACCGCAAGGACGGCAAGGTCACCGTCACCTGTTTCGGCGATGGCGCGACCAATATCGGCGCGTTCCACGAGGCGATGAACATGGCGCAGCTCTACAGGCTGCCGGTGATCTTCCTGTGCCAGAACAACCGCTATGGCGAGCATACCAGCTTTGCCGATCACACCAAGGTCGACAGCATCGTCACCCGCGCCGCCGCCTATGGCATGAAGGGCGTGAAGGTCGATGGCAATGATGCGCTCGCCATGTATCAGGTCGCGCAGGAGGCGGTCGACCGCGCCCGCGCCGGCGAGGGCCCGACGCTGATCGAGGCGATGTGCTACCGGATGATGGGGCATTTCTTCGGCGCGGACTTCTCGTACATGCCGCCCGAGCATATCGAGGAAATGAAGGCGGAAGACCCGCTGCCCAAGCTCAATGCGCTGATGCTCGAGCATCAGTTCACGCAAGGCGAGCTCGACGCGATCGTCGCCAGGCTGGAAGCCGAGATCGAGGCGGCGGTCGAGTTCGCCTTCAACAGCCCGTTCCCGGATGCGGACGAAATCCGCAAGGATGTGTTCGAAGAGGAGATCGCGGCATGA
- a CDS encoding DUF4345 family protein has protein sequence MTWVIRLLVAGFAALFVIIGARALLDPQTIIAQFELGQQNATGLSAIRADMGAFFIGTGLAALVGLMPGRREWLLGAAAMVALAFTGRVFGLMNDPLTANIAQSMIIEAISVVLLVASFAILNPRRMVAEPAPAVPEENIAPDTFDPQTNGDLGRPIG, from the coding sequence ATGACCTGGGTCATTCGCCTGCTTGTCGCCGGATTCGCCGCATTGTTCGTCATCATCGGCGCGCGGGCGCTGCTCGATCCGCAGACCATCATCGCACAGTTCGAACTCGGCCAGCAAAATGCCACGGGGCTGAGCGCGATCCGCGCCGATATGGGCGCATTCTTCATCGGCACGGGCCTTGCGGCACTGGTCGGGCTGATGCCGGGTCGGCGCGAATGGCTGCTGGGCGCTGCCGCGATGGTCGCCCTGGCCTTTACCGGGCGCGTGTTCGGACTGATGAACGATCCGCTGACCGCGAACATCGCCCAGTCGATGATTATCGAAGCGATTTCGGTCGTGCTGCTGGTCGCCTCGTTCGCGATTTTGAACCCGCGCCGCATGGTGGCGGAACCGGCACCGGCCGTGCCTGAGGAAAATATCGCGCCCGACACGTTCGACCCGCAAACGAACGGTGACTTGGGCCGCCCGATTGGCTAG
- a CDS encoding glutathione S-transferase family protein encodes MKLYQSIGPNPRVVLMFLEEKGAVIDRAFVDIMKGENRSPDFVAKNPFGQVPLLEMDDGSYLSESTAICGYIEEKFPTPALIGSTAEERAVTNMLIRRLDYDVVAPMTTGFRGSEGLPMFQSRMRCLPEAADGLKACARDGLAAFDALLAGKTWLAGDRFTLADILLYCLTEFGKMVGQPLPDGLANLTAWSERVAARPSAAASLDAKKGVA; translated from the coding sequence ATGAAGCTCTATCAATCGATCGGCCCCAACCCCAGGGTCGTGCTGATGTTCCTGGAAGAGAAAGGCGCTGTCATCGACCGCGCCTTTGTCGACATCATGAAGGGCGAGAACCGCAGCCCCGATTTCGTCGCCAAGAACCCGTTCGGCCAGGTGCCGCTGCTCGAGATGGACGATGGCAGCTATCTGTCGGAAAGCACCGCGATCTGCGGCTATATCGAGGAGAAATTCCCAACGCCCGCGCTGATCGGCAGCACCGCCGAAGAGCGCGCGGTGACCAATATGCTGATCCGCCGCCTCGATTATGATGTCGTCGCGCCGATGACGACCGGCTTTCGCGGGTCAGAAGGCCTGCCGATGTTCCAGAGCCGGATGCGCTGCCTGCCCGAAGCCGCGGACGGCCTGAAGGCCTGCGCGCGCGATGGCCTGGCCGCGTTCGATGCGCTGCTGGCAGGCAAGACCTGGCTGGCGGGGGATCGTTTCACGCTCGCCGACATCCTGCTCTATTGCCTGACCGAGTTCGGCAAGATGGTGGGCCAGCCGCTGCCCGATGGGCTGGCGAACCTTACCGCCTGGTCCGAGCGGGTCGCCGCGCGGCCCAGCGCTGCTGCCAGCCTCGACGCCAAGAAAGGGGTCGCATGA
- a CDS encoding thioesterase family protein, translating to MSRPARPVRAQFSAFTQISTRWSDNDIYGHVNNSVYYFWFDTAVNEYLIKAGALDIHAGAVIGLVVETGCAYFAPTAFPDRIHAGIRVDHIGTSSVRYAVGLFANDEDAAAAAGHFTHVYVDRETRRPVPLPDALRTALEAIRA from the coding sequence ATGAGCCGGCCGGCCCGCCCGGTCCGCGCCCAGTTCAGCGCGTTCACGCAGATCAGCACGCGCTGGTCGGACAATGACATCTACGGTCACGTCAACAATTCGGTCTATTATTTCTGGTTCGACACTGCGGTGAACGAATATCTGATCAAGGCGGGCGCGCTCGACATTCATGCCGGCGCGGTGATCGGGCTGGTGGTGGAAACGGGCTGCGCCTATTTCGCCCCCACCGCTTTTCCGGACCGGATCCATGCAGGCATACGGGTCGATCATATCGGCACCAGTTCGGTGCGCTATGCGGTGGGGCTGTTCGCCAATGACGAGGATGCCGCCGCCGCAGCGGGGCATTTCACCCATGTCTATGTCGACCGCGAGACCCGCCGCCCGGTGCCGCTGCCCGATGCCTTGCGCACCGCGCTGGAGGCTATCCGGGCTTGA
- a CDS encoding acetyl-CoA acetyltransferase, producing the protein MTLDPNTPVLIGVGQAVDHWDGSDAAAAPSPQSLMQRAAEAALADTGAGDAVRAAIDVVTAVRHFADSAPGMVPEGTGGCDKPPLGLARRIGANPVRTIYSIVGGQSPQSLVNEFAAAIHAGEARCVLLSGSEAIAAAKTAARKGVAIDWNEAIEGEMEDRGLGPMLLDRHELKNGIGAPILTYPLFENALRARLGRSKAEHVADMSALWADFSKVAAANPYAQFPRAMSADYLATPSEGNYPVADPYLKWHVAQDAVNQGAAVILTSVGQAEAMGVPRAKWVFLHGSGEAMDKPVSLRTDLSRSRAIEVSLNGALASAGKSAADIAHFDIYSCFPVAVLLAAETLGVDWRTTPLTLTGGLPFSGGAGNNYSMHGIAAMVETLRADPGSFGLVLANGGFLSKEAVGIYSTSAPENWAPVDHAAMQAEVDAQPSPERLEEDASGVIESYTVGYAKGLPARAVVIARTDKGRIVARPDDADKAGQLAALVDPAHDPIGRTVTIRHAEGVNSFTVAA; encoded by the coding sequence ATGACCCTTGACCCCAACACCCCCGTCCTGATCGGTGTCGGCCAGGCGGTCGATCATTGGGATGGTAGCGACGCCGCTGCAGCGCCCAGCCCGCAATCGCTGATGCAGCGCGCTGCCGAGGCTGCGCTTGCCGATACCGGTGCAGGCGATGCCGTGCGCGCGGCCATTGATGTCGTCACCGCCGTGCGCCATTTCGCCGATAGCGCGCCCGGCATGGTGCCCGAAGGCACGGGCGGCTGCGACAAGCCGCCGCTGGGCCTTGCCCGGCGCATCGGCGCAAACCCCGTCCGGACGATCTATTCGATCGTCGGCGGCCAGAGCCCGCAGTCGCTGGTCAACGAATTTGCCGCCGCGATCCATGCCGGCGAGGCGCGCTGCGTGCTGCTGTCTGGCTCCGAAGCGATTGCCGCTGCCAAGACCGCCGCGCGCAAGGGCGTGGCGATCGACTGGAACGAGGCGATCGAAGGCGAGATGGAGGATCGCGGCCTGGGGCCGATGCTGCTCGACAGGCATGAGCTGAAGAACGGAATCGGCGCGCCGATCCTCACCTATCCGCTGTTCGAGAATGCCCTGCGCGCGCGCCTGGGCCGTAGCAAGGCCGAGCATGTCGCGGACATGTCGGCGCTCTGGGCGGATTTCAGCAAGGTCGCCGCCGCCAACCCCTATGCGCAATTCCCCAGGGCAATGAGCGCCGATTATCTCGCCACGCCATCGGAGGGCAATTATCCGGTCGCCGACCCCTATCTCAAATGGCATGTCGCGCAGGATGCGGTGAACCAGGGTGCGGCCGTCATCCTGACCAGCGTCGGCCAGGCCGAGGCGATGGGCGTGCCGCGCGCGAAATGGGTGTTCCTGCACGGCAGCGGCGAGGCGATGGACAAGCCGGTCAGCCTGCGCACCGATCTGTCGCGTTCGCGCGCGATCGAGGTATCGCTGAACGGCGCGCTGGCCAGTGCGGGCAAGTCTGCCGCCGATATCGCGCATTTCGATATCTACAGCTGCTTCCCGGTTGCGGTGCTGCTGGCCGCCGAGACGCTGGGCGTGGACTGGCGCACCACGCCGCTGACGCTGACCGGCGGGCTGCCGTTCTCGGGCGGGGCGGGCAACAATTACTCGATGCATGGTATCGCGGCGATGGTCGAAACGCTCCGCGCCGACCCCGGCAGCTTCGGCCTGGTGCTCGCCAATGGCGGTTTCCTGTCCAAGGAGGCGGTGGGCATCTACAGCACCAGCGCACCCGAAAACTGGGCTCCGGTCGATCATGCAGCCATGCAGGCCGAGGTCGATGCCCAGCCCTCGCCCGAGCGGCTGGAGGAGGACGCGAGCGGCGTGATCGAGAGCTATACCGTCGGCTATGCCAAGGGCCTGCCCGCGCGCGCCGTGGTCATCGCGCGGACCGACAAGGGTCGGATCGTTGCGCGGCCCGATGATGCGGACAAGGCGGGACAGCTGGCCGCGCTGGTCGATCCGGCGCACGACCCGATCGGCCGGACGGTGACCATCCGGCATGCAGAGGGCGTCAACAGCTTCACGGTGGCGGCATGA